One window of Trinickia caryophylli genomic DNA carries:
- a CDS encoding DUF427 domain-containing protein, protein MTNDASHRVEIEPNRHRLRVIHRGITIADTSRGYTLRETGLPDVFYFPREDVNMTRFEPSDHRTHCPYKGDASHYHLRNEEDGIVENAAWSYEAPFDAASRVKGYLAFYPSRVDRIDQTS, encoded by the coding sequence ATGACGAACGATGCTTCCCACCGCGTCGAGATCGAGCCGAATCGGCATCGCCTGCGTGTCATTCACCGGGGGATCACGATCGCGGATACGTCCCGGGGCTATACGCTCAGGGAGACGGGGCTGCCCGACGTCTTCTACTTCCCGCGCGAGGACGTGAACATGACTCGCTTCGAGCCGTCGGATCACCGGACTCACTGCCCGTATAAGGGCGATGCCTCGCATTACCACTTGCGCAACGAGGAGGACGGTATCGTCGAGAACGCCGCCTGGAGCTACGAGGCGCCTTTCGATGCCGCGTCGCGCGTGAAGGGCTACCTCGCCTTTTACCCGTCGCGCGTCGACCGTATCGATCAGACCTCCTGA
- a CDS encoding CoxG family protein, which yields MELTDALHISLRPAGVAQALCDSTLVRASLENCDSFTKLASGEYTLTLTVPVGPLRARYDVRARVTSSDASSPDGAPAGLHWTVNFKATAAGVGALRGQVEVVLGSGASGNESGNARGNDADLDAGSLEANDTRVDYAIWATLTGPLAELPPRQIEQALHGLAEDFFAEFGAVVEAKYGRAPNRARPAGQARRRHVFLRPISLAGASRRSSQDDASDLAGHRSGAAFLGHREAVRPDRPTSQPMPLWLWAIVIAVVALVLYAFHRLQ from the coding sequence GTGGAACTGACCGACGCGCTGCACATCTCACTACGCCCCGCAGGCGTCGCACAGGCGCTTTGCGACAGTACGCTTGTGCGCGCGAGCCTCGAAAACTGCGATTCGTTCACGAAGCTGGCAAGCGGCGAGTACACGTTGACGCTGACGGTACCGGTCGGCCCGCTCCGTGCACGCTACGACGTTCGCGCACGCGTGACGAGCAGCGATGCATCGTCGCCCGACGGCGCCCCCGCCGGGTTGCACTGGACCGTCAACTTCAAGGCGACCGCTGCGGGCGTCGGGGCGTTGCGGGGGCAGGTGGAGGTGGTGCTCGGCAGCGGTGCGTCGGGCAATGAGTCCGGTAACGCTCGCGGTAATGATGCCGATCTCGACGCAGGCAGCCTGGAGGCGAACGACACGCGCGTCGACTATGCGATCTGGGCAACGTTGACGGGCCCGCTCGCCGAGCTGCCCCCGCGCCAGATCGAGCAGGCGCTCCATGGGCTCGCGGAAGATTTTTTCGCCGAGTTCGGCGCGGTGGTCGAGGCCAAGTACGGCCGGGCCCCGAACCGCGCCCGGCCGGCGGGGCAGGCCCGGCGGCGGCACGTCTTCCTGCGGCCGATCAGCCTTGCCGGCGCCTCGCGCCGTTCGTCCCAAGACGACGCCTCCGACCTCGCTGGCCACCGATCGGGTGCTGCTTTTCTTGGTCACCGCGAAGCCGTCAGGCCCGATAGACCCACGTCGCAGCCGATGCCGCTCTGGCTGTGGGCGATCGTGATCGCCGTCGTCGCGCTCGTGCTCTACGCTTTTCATCGGTTGCAATAG
- a CDS encoding TetR family transcriptional regulator, which translates to MARRTKEEARETRNRILDAAEQVFHDKGVSRTSLADIAAAAGVTRGAIYWHFANKGELFTAMFDRVLLPLDELAEERGQPVDPLRGLADKLKWCLRAVTTDPRRRRVFDILFLKCEFVDEMGPVKARHQTSMEEGIGKIGTDLRLAIEVGQLPADLDTQRAALFVHAFIGGCLRDALMMPPSIDYAAQADAFVEACIETLRTATALRGGKRGEHGLQAPAEPAH; encoded by the coding sequence ATGGCGAGACGAACGAAGGAAGAAGCGCGCGAGACGCGCAACCGCATCCTCGATGCGGCGGAGCAGGTTTTCCACGACAAGGGGGTGTCGCGCACGTCGCTGGCCGACATCGCCGCGGCGGCGGGCGTCACGCGCGGCGCCATCTACTGGCACTTCGCAAACAAAGGGGAACTGTTCACGGCCATGTTCGACCGGGTGTTGCTGCCGCTCGATGAACTCGCCGAGGAACGCGGGCAGCCCGTGGACCCGCTGCGCGGGCTGGCGGACAAGCTCAAATGGTGCCTGCGCGCCGTGACGACCGATCCACGGCGGCGGCGGGTGTTCGACATCCTTTTTCTCAAATGCGAGTTCGTCGACGAAATGGGGCCCGTCAAGGCGCGCCATCAGACGAGCATGGAAGAGGGTATCGGCAAGATCGGCACGGACTTGCGGCTCGCCATCGAGGTCGGCCAGTTGCCGGCCGATCTCGATACTCAGCGCGCGGCGCTCTTCGTGCATGCGTTCATCGGCGGCTGCCTGCGCGACGCGCTGATGATGCCGCCGTCGATCGACTATGCGGCCCAGGCCGACGCGTTCGTCGAGGCCTGCATCGAAACGCTGCGAACGGCAACCGCCCTTCGCGGCGGCAAGCGCGGCGAGCACGGCCTGCAAGCGCCCGCGGAGCCCGCGCATTGA
- a CDS encoding efflux RND transporter periplasmic adaptor subunit codes for MRVEPVPLRLISVATAAVLLAACGQKQSAPPQQTPEVGVVTVQTSAVPVVTELPGRTNAFLVAQVRARVDGIVLRREFTEGSEVKAGQRLYKIDPAPYIASLNSAKAALAKAEANLASTTAQAERYKVLVAANAVSKQDYDNAVASQKQAAADVGSAKASVDTAQINLGYTDVVAPITGRTGVSQVTPGAYVQASAATLMDTIQQLDPVYVDLTQSSLDGLKLRREIQAGRLKTNGPGAAKVSLILEDGQTYSEKGKLQFTDVTVDQSTGSVTLRAIFPNPNRVLLPGMFVRARIEEGVNDQAMLVPQIGVTHDQKGQATALVVGADGKVGVRPLVTSGMRGPDWIVDSGLNPGDRVIVQGTEKVRPGMPVKAVPANLSAAAGGASAPQAASAAKPASGA; via the coding sequence ATGCGTGTCGAACCGGTTCCTCTTCGCCTAATCAGTGTCGCGACGGCTGCCGTGCTCCTTGCAGCGTGCGGACAAAAACAATCGGCGCCGCCGCAGCAGACGCCCGAGGTCGGTGTCGTCACCGTGCAGACCAGCGCCGTGCCGGTCGTCACCGAACTGCCGGGCCGCACGAATGCCTTCCTCGTGGCACAGGTGCGCGCACGCGTGGACGGCATCGTCCTGCGCCGCGAGTTTACGGAAGGCAGCGAAGTGAAGGCGGGCCAGCGTCTTTACAAGATAGACCCGGCGCCTTACATCGCCTCGCTCAATAGCGCGAAGGCGGCACTCGCCAAGGCCGAGGCCAATCTCGCCAGCACGACGGCGCAGGCCGAACGCTACAAGGTGCTCGTGGCGGCGAACGCCGTCAGCAAACAGGACTACGACAACGCGGTGGCGTCGCAGAAGCAGGCGGCGGCGGATGTCGGGTCCGCCAAGGCATCGGTCGACACGGCGCAGATCAATCTCGGCTACACGGACGTGGTGGCGCCGATCACCGGGCGCACGGGCGTCTCGCAAGTGACGCCGGGCGCCTATGTGCAGGCGAGCGCGGCCACGCTGATGGACACGATCCAGCAGCTCGACCCCGTCTACGTCGACCTTACGCAGTCGAGCCTCGACGGGCTGAAGCTGCGCCGCGAGATCCAAGCCGGCCGCCTGAAGACGAACGGGCCCGGCGCCGCGAAGGTCTCGCTGATCCTCGAGGACGGCCAGACCTATTCCGAGAAGGGCAAGCTGCAATTCACCGACGTCACCGTCGATCAGTCGACCGGCTCCGTCACGCTGCGCGCGATCTTCCCGAACCCGAACCGCGTGCTGCTGCCGGGCATGTTCGTGCGTGCGCGCATCGAGGAAGGCGTGAACGACCAGGCGATGCTCGTGCCGCAGATCGGCGTCACGCATGACCAGAAAGGCCAGGCCACGGCGCTCGTGGTCGGTGCCGACGGCAAGGTGGGCGTGCGTCCGCTCGTGACCTCCGGCATGCGCGGACCGGACTGGATCGTCGACAGCGGGCTGAATCCGGGCGACCGCGTGATCGTCCAGGGCACCGAGAAAGTTCGCCCGGGCATGCCGGTGAAGGCCGTGCCGGCCAATCTATCCGCGGCGGCCGGCGGCGCGTCCGCCCCGCAGGCGGCGTCGGCGGCCAAGCCGGCGTCGGGCGCGTAA
- a CDS encoding efflux RND transporter permease subunit, with protein sequence MAKFFIDRPIFAWVIAIILMLAGIASIFNLPISQYPTIAPPSIQISASYPGASAKTVEDTVTQVIEQQMSGLDHFLYMSSTSDDSGTATITLTFAPGTNPDIAQVQVQNKLSLATPLLPTVVQQLGIKVTKSSSSFLLVLAFVSEDGSMNRYDLANYVASNIQDPISRQNGVGTVTLFGSQYSMRVWLDPTKLTSYSLTPSDVSTALTAQNVQIAGGALGGTPAVPGQMLQATVTEQTLLRTPAEFGNVLLKVNTDGSQVRLKDVARIELGAETYNFDTKYNGQPSAAMGIQLATGANALQTAKNVRAKIDELSRYFPHGLVVKYPYDTTPFVRLSIEEVIKTLLEGIVLVFLVMYLFLQNLRATLIPTIAVPVVLLGTFAIMNAVGFSINVLSMFGLVLAIGLLVDDAIVVVENVERVMSEEGLSPREATRKAMGQITGALVGVALVLSAVFVPVAMSSGSVGAIYRQFSLTIVSAMVLSVLVALVLTPALCATILKPIPADHHEEKKGFFGWFNRTFDTSRERYGSGVHHVIRRSGRWLVIYLAVIVAVGLLFVRLPKSFLPDEDQGLMFVIVQTPTGSTQETTGKTLANITDYLLKQEGSLVESVFTVNGFSFAGRGQNSGLAFVRLKDYGQRQGADQKVQAVIQRMFMHYSGYKDAMVIPFNPPSIPELGTASGFDFELTDNAGLGHDTLMAARNQLLGMAAQDPTLALVRPNGLNDTPQFKIDVDREKAYALGVTPDVIDNAFSIAWASKYVNNFLDTDNRIKKVYLQGDAPFRMKPEDLSYWYVRNTSGTMVPFTAFASGHWTFGSPKLERYNGVASVEIQGQAAAGKSTGQAMTAMQQLAAKLPKGIGYSWTGLSLQEIQSGSQAPILYGISILVVFLCLAALYESWSIPFSVIMVVPLGVIGALIAATLRGLENDVFFQVGLLTTVGLSAKNAILIVEFARELQRNEGMGPVEAALEASRLRLRPILMTSLAFILGVLPLAISNGAGSASQHAIGTGVIGGMLTATFLAIFFIPMFFVVVRAKFSGEKEDPDTAARLAKEHHSHPAPGAARDGHGGNDGDGNGNGGSGKEGQ encoded by the coding sequence ATGGCCAAGTTTTTTATCGATCGCCCCATCTTTGCATGGGTTATCGCGATCATCCTGATGCTCGCCGGCATCGCGTCGATCTTCAATCTGCCGATTTCGCAGTATCCGACGATCGCGCCGCCGTCGATCCAAATCAGCGCGAGCTACCCCGGCGCTTCGGCCAAGACGGTCGAAGACACGGTGACGCAGGTGATCGAGCAGCAAATGAGCGGTCTCGATCACTTCCTGTACATGTCATCGACGAGCGACGACTCGGGCACGGCGACGATCACGCTCACCTTCGCGCCGGGCACGAACCCGGATATCGCGCAGGTGCAGGTGCAAAACAAGCTGTCGCTCGCCACGCCGCTCCTGCCGACGGTGGTGCAGCAGTTGGGCATCAAGGTCACGAAGTCGAGCAGCAGCTTCCTGCTCGTGCTGGCCTTCGTGTCCGAAGACGGCAGCATGAACCGGTACGACCTCGCGAACTACGTCGCGTCGAACATCCAGGATCCGATCAGCCGGCAAAACGGCGTGGGTACCGTGACGCTGTTCGGCTCGCAGTACTCCATGCGGGTCTGGCTCGATCCGACCAAGCTCACGAGCTATAGCCTCACGCCGTCGGACGTCTCGACCGCGCTCACGGCGCAGAACGTGCAGATCGCGGGCGGCGCGCTGGGCGGCACGCCGGCGGTGCCGGGCCAGATGCTGCAGGCCACCGTCACGGAGCAGACGCTGCTGCGCACGCCGGCCGAATTCGGCAACGTGCTGCTGAAGGTCAATACGGACGGCTCGCAGGTGCGACTGAAGGACGTGGCGCGCATCGAACTCGGTGCCGAGACGTACAACTTCGACACGAAGTACAACGGCCAGCCCTCGGCCGCGATGGGGATTCAGCTTGCCACGGGTGCCAATGCGCTGCAGACGGCGAAGAACGTGCGCGCGAAGATCGACGAGTTGTCGCGCTACTTCCCTCACGGGCTCGTGGTGAAGTATCCGTATGACACGACCCCGTTCGTGCGGCTCTCGATCGAGGAAGTGATCAAGACGCTGCTCGAAGGCATCGTGCTCGTCTTCCTCGTGATGTATCTGTTCCTGCAGAACCTGCGGGCCACGCTGATTCCGACGATCGCCGTGCCTGTGGTGCTGCTCGGCACGTTCGCGATCATGAACGCGGTCGGGTTCTCGATCAACGTGCTGTCGATGTTCGGCCTCGTGCTGGCCATCGGTCTGCTCGTGGACGATGCCATCGTGGTCGTGGAGAACGTCGAGCGGGTGATGTCGGAGGAAGGGCTCTCGCCACGAGAGGCGACGAGAAAGGCGATGGGGCAGATCACGGGCGCGCTCGTTGGCGTGGCGCTGGTGCTGTCCGCGGTGTTCGTGCCGGTGGCGATGTCGAGCGGCTCGGTCGGCGCCATCTATCGGCAGTTCTCGCTGACGATCGTCTCGGCGATGGTGCTGTCGGTGCTTGTGGCGCTGGTGCTTACGCCGGCGCTGTGCGCGACGATCCTCAAGCCGATTCCGGCGGACCATCACGAAGAGAAGAAGGGCTTCTTCGGCTGGTTCAACCGCACGTTCGACACGAGCCGCGAGCGGTATGGCAGCGGCGTGCACCACGTGATCCGACGCTCGGGCCGCTGGCTCGTCATCTATCTGGCCGTGATCGTCGCGGTGGGTCTGCTTTTCGTGCGCCTGCCTAAATCGTTCCTGCCCGACGAAGACCAGGGGCTCATGTTCGTGATCGTGCAGACGCCCACGGGCTCGACGCAGGAGACGACGGGCAAGACGCTCGCGAACATTACGGATTACCTGCTCAAGCAGGAGGGTTCGCTCGTCGAATCGGTGTTCACGGTGAACGGCTTCAGTTTCGCCGGGCGTGGTCAGAACTCCGGTCTCGCGTTCGTGCGCCTGAAGGACTACGGCCAGCGTCAGGGCGCCGACCAGAAGGTGCAGGCAGTCATCCAGCGCATGTTCATGCACTACTCGGGCTACAAGGACGCGATGGTCATTCCGTTCAACCCGCCGTCGATTCCCGAGCTGGGCACAGCCTCGGGCTTCGACTTCGAGCTGACGGACAATGCTGGCCTCGGTCACGATACGCTGATGGCGGCACGCAACCAGTTGCTCGGCATGGCCGCGCAGGATCCGACGCTCGCGCTCGTGCGCCCGAACGGCCTGAACGACACACCGCAGTTCAAGATCGACGTGGACCGCGAGAAGGCCTATGCGCTCGGTGTGACGCCGGACGTGATCGACAACGCGTTCTCGATCGCCTGGGCGTCGAAGTACGTGAACAACTTCCTCGATACCGACAACCGGATCAAGAAGGTCTACCTGCAAGGCGACGCGCCGTTCCGCATGAAGCCGGAAGACCTCTCCTACTGGTATGTGCGCAACACGTCGGGGACGATGGTGCCGTTCACCGCGTTTGCCTCGGGGCACTGGACGTTCGGTTCGCCGAAGCTCGAGCGCTACAACGGCGTGGCCTCGGTCGAAATCCAGGGGCAGGCGGCGGCAGGCAAGAGTACGGGCCAGGCGATGACGGCGATGCAGCAGCTCGCGGCGAAGCTGCCGAAGGGCATCGGCTACTCTTGGACGGGGCTCTCGCTTCAGGAAATCCAGTCCGGCTCGCAGGCGCCGATCCTTTATGGCATCTCGATCCTGGTCGTGTTCCTGTGTCTGGCGGCGCTTTATGAGAGCTGGTCGATTCCGTTCTCGGTGATCATGGTGGTGCCGCTCGGCGTGATCGGCGCGTTGATCGCCGCGACACTGCGCGGCCTCGAGAACGACGTGTTCTTCCAGGTCGGCCTGTTGACGACGGTGGGCTTGTCGGCGAAGAACGCGATTCTGATCGTCGAGTTCGCACGGGAGTTGCAGCGCAATGAAGGCATGGGACCGGTGGAAGCGGCGCTCGAAGCTTCCCGGCTGCGGCTGCGCCCGATCCTGATGACGTCGCTCGCGTTCATTCTGGGTGTGCTGCCGCTCGCCATCAGCAACGGCGCGGGCTCGGCCAGCCAGCACGCGATCGGTACAGGCGTGATCGGCGGGATGCTGACGGCGACGTTCCTCGCGATCTTCTTCATCCCGATGTTCTTCGTGGTCGTGCGGGCGAAGTTCTCGGGCGAGAAAGAGGATCCGGATACCGCGGCGCGTCTGGCCAAGGAGCACCATTCGCACCCGGCGCCGGGTGCCGCGCGTGACGGGCACGGCGGCAATGACGGCGATGGCAACGGCAACGGCGGCTCGGGCAAGGAAGGACAGTGA
- a CDS encoding efflux transporter outer membrane subunit has translation MRNHSLIAVAVAIFAAGCSFQPKYERPAAPVAGAFPSSGVYATQPAAEPGRSAGGLAASDIGWRNFFADERLQRLIDIALKNNRGLRVSVLNVEAARAQYRITRAGLFPTIDAVGEKSVTRTPKNLTFAGQTISNQYQVGLNTSWEIDFWGRIRSLKDQALEQYLSTAQARKAAEISLVSQVADEYLQVLAYDDLLKVTEGTLKTAQDSYDLTKLQFDNGTGSELDLRQAETVLEQARANREAEARLRAQAENALVLLIGQPLPDDLPAGRTLGEQGLLADIPAGLPSDLLARRPDIMEAEATLRAANANIGAARAAFFPKISLTGSFGTASPTLGGLFKPGQAAWSFTPDITLPIFEGGQNIANLDYANIQKRIEVANYEKAIQSAFRDVADGLAARSTYDAQISALERNTFAEQRAFDLSQLRYKNGVDSYLQVLTAQTNLYSAQQSLINARVARLTNLVDLYVALGGGWLQQTGEAPRAADAPADYGSDAKAAPAS, from the coding sequence ATGCGAAACCATTCCCTGATTGCGGTCGCGGTCGCGATATTCGCGGCGGGCTGCTCGTTTCAGCCGAAGTACGAACGCCCGGCCGCGCCGGTGGCCGGCGCCTTCCCGAGTTCGGGCGTGTACGCCACCCAGCCGGCGGCCGAGCCTGGCCGCAGCGCCGGGGGGCTCGCCGCGTCCGATATCGGCTGGCGCAACTTCTTCGCCGACGAACGGCTGCAGCGGCTCATCGACATCGCGTTGAAGAACAACCGCGGTCTGCGCGTGTCGGTGCTCAACGTCGAGGCGGCGCGTGCGCAGTACCGGATCACGCGCGCCGGGTTGTTCCCGACGATCGATGCCGTAGGCGAGAAGAGCGTCACGCGTACGCCGAAGAACCTCACGTTCGCGGGCCAGACGATCTCGAATCAATACCAGGTCGGCCTCAATACGTCGTGGGAGATCGATTTCTGGGGGCGCATCCGCAGCCTGAAGGACCAGGCGCTCGAGCAGTACCTCTCGACGGCGCAGGCGCGCAAGGCGGCCGAGATCTCGCTCGTCTCGCAGGTGGCCGACGAGTATCTGCAGGTGCTCGCCTACGACGATCTGCTGAAGGTGACGGAAGGCACGCTGAAGACGGCGCAGGACTCGTACGATCTGACGAAGCTGCAGTTCGACAACGGTACGGGTTCCGAACTCGATTTGCGGCAGGCCGAGACGGTGCTCGAGCAGGCGCGGGCGAACCGCGAGGCCGAGGCGCGGCTGCGCGCGCAGGCCGAAAACGCTCTCGTGCTGCTGATCGGGCAGCCGTTGCCTGACGATCTGCCTGCCGGGCGCACGCTCGGCGAGCAGGGGCTGCTCGCCGACATCCCCGCCGGCTTGCCGTCCGATTTGCTCGCGCGCCGGCCCGACATCATGGAGGCCGAGGCAACGCTGCGCGCGGCGAACGCGAACATCGGTGCAGCACGCGCGGCGTTTTTTCCGAAGATTTCGCTGACGGGCTCGTTCGGCACGGCGAGCCCGACGCTCGGCGGGCTCTTCAAGCCGGGGCAGGCCGCGTGGAGCTTTACGCCGGACATCACATTGCCGATCTTCGAGGGCGGGCAGAACATCGCGAATCTGGATTACGCGAACATTCAAAAGCGCATCGAGGTCGCGAATTACGAGAAAGCGATTCAATCGGCGTTTCGCGACGTGGCCGATGGCCTTGCGGCGCGCAGCACGTATGACGCTCAGATTTCGGCACTCGAGCGCAATACGTTTGCCGAGCAGCGCGCGTTCGACCTTTCGCAATTGCGCTACAAGAACGGCGTCGACAGCTATCTGCAGGTGCTGACCGCGCAGACGAATCTCTATTCGGCACAGCAGTCGCTCATCAACGCACGCGTGGCGAGGCTCACGAACCTCGTCGATCTTTACGTTGCGCTGGGAGGCGGATGGCTGCAGCAGACGGGCGAGGCGCCGCGGGCCGCCGATGCGCCGGCCGATTATGGTTCGGATGCGAAGGCGGCGCCGGCGAGTTGA
- a CDS encoding TadG family pilus assembly protein has product MLWFLFLVAILLTFGAFAVDLPRVATVRNELQNAADAAALTGAARLTGGASGPAWADSASAAQGALPLNKIDGVVPASADIRTGYWNLTGAPASLQSTTITPSLYDAPAVQVTIVRGDTQNGGAVSLLMGGFLDLLSAPAAATAVAVAAAPSTVDAGGLFPVVINKCVLDNYWDSAAGEPTIDPSTGQAYEFQIGNGQLYRDSCSAGQWTSFLINADDVTTVRGLIQNGNPTPLSIGDSIWIEPGVKDTVYSSVPVGSTVVVPVAEQIDSKSYVPIVAFAAFHVDASYGANDKYILGHFVGGYRIPTQASGAGPAYGAYVAPRLAL; this is encoded by the coding sequence GTGCTCTGGTTTCTTTTTCTTGTCGCGATCTTGCTGACGTTCGGCGCATTCGCGGTCGATCTGCCGCGCGTGGCGACGGTGCGCAACGAGCTTCAGAATGCCGCCGATGCGGCGGCACTCACCGGCGCGGCCCGCCTCACGGGGGGGGCGAGCGGGCCGGCGTGGGCCGATTCGGCCAGTGCCGCGCAAGGTGCGCTGCCGCTCAACAAGATCGATGGCGTGGTACCCGCGAGCGCCGACATCCGGACCGGCTATTGGAACCTGACGGGTGCGCCGGCGTCGCTGCAGTCGACGACGATAACGCCATCGCTCTACGATGCGCCGGCCGTGCAGGTCACGATCGTGCGCGGCGACACGCAAAACGGCGGAGCCGTCTCGCTGCTGATGGGCGGCTTTCTCGACCTGCTCTCGGCGCCGGCTGCGGCGACGGCGGTTGCCGTGGCAGCCGCACCGTCCACGGTCGATGCGGGCGGGCTCTTTCCGGTCGTCATCAACAAGTGCGTGCTCGACAACTACTGGGACTCGGCGGCGGGCGAGCCGACGATCGATCCTTCGACGGGGCAGGCTTACGAGTTTCAGATCGGCAACGGCCAGCTTTATCGCGATTCGTGCAGCGCCGGGCAATGGACCTCTTTTCTCATCAATGCCGACGACGTGACGACGGTGCGCGGGCTGATTCAGAACGGCAACCCCACGCCGCTCTCCATCGGAGACAGTATCTGGATCGAGCCTGGCGTCAAGGACACCGTTTATTCGTCGGTTCCGGTCGGCTCGACGGTCGTCGTGCCCGTGGCGGAGCAGATCGACAGTAAAAGCTATGTGCCGATCGTGGCGTTCGCGGCGTTTCATGTCGATGCCTCGTACGGCGCCAACGACAAGTACATCCTCGGCCACTTCGTCGGGGGGTATCGGATTCCAACGCAGGCGTCGGGGGCCGGGCCGGCTTATGGGGCTTACGTTGCGCCGCGGTTGGCGTTGTAG
- a CDS encoding TadE/TadG family type IV pilus assembly protein, whose protein sequence is MTLLFGIVDASLLLCDKAVITNAAREAARAGVVVRVPQLAADAIRNVALGYAQDNLVTGGTATTPAVTVDQSSGTAPGDPLKVTVDYTYEGLVLGAAFSALTGPVTISATAVMNYE, encoded by the coding sequence ATGACGCTGCTCTTCGGCATCGTCGACGCGAGCCTCCTGTTGTGCGACAAGGCCGTCATCACAAACGCGGCACGCGAGGCAGCGCGCGCGGGAGTGGTCGTACGCGTGCCGCAGCTCGCCGCGGACGCTATCAGGAACGTCGCGCTCGGCTACGCGCAAGACAACCTCGTCACGGGCGGCACGGCCACCACGCCGGCCGTCACGGTCGATCAGTCGAGCGGCACGGCGCCGGGCGATCCCCTGAAAGTGACCGTCGACTACACCTATGAGGGCCTCGTGCTGGGCGCGGCGTTCAGTGCGCTCACGGGGCCTGTGACGATCAGTGCCACCGCGGTGATGAACTATGAATGA
- a CDS encoding tetratricopeptide repeat protein, with the protein MRALALACLVPLGAALLATGCASGAKLETRPVLSQRGAENTTDLRIAETALESGDMQLAISLFERALKADPRSLVAQLGLADAMYETGDLARAGVLYRRVAGASPGDARAQLGLARVALRERHLDDAVTRYRVLVSAQPDNVAAAEGLGTALDLQGRHAAAQAVYRAALERHPEAHGLKADLGLSLILARAPREGANVLLDIASLPDAPAQARQNLALAYGLLGNSEAAKRILVADLPAASAEDNLQFYRNVRERLAATGGDGAARIAPVPAPGGVPSSGGAE; encoded by the coding sequence ATGCGCGCGCTCGCGCTGGCCTGCCTCGTGCCGCTCGGGGCGGCTTTACTCGCAACCGGCTGTGCGAGCGGCGCGAAGCTCGAGACGCGCCCTGTCCTTTCGCAGCGCGGCGCCGAGAATACGACCGATCTGCGCATTGCCGAGACCGCACTCGAAAGCGGCGACATGCAGCTCGCAATTTCGCTCTTCGAAAGGGCGCTGAAGGCCGATCCGCGTTCGCTCGTGGCGCAGCTCGGCCTTGCCGACGCGATGTACGAAACGGGCGACCTCGCGCGCGCGGGCGTGCTCTATCGGCGCGTGGCCGGCGCGTCGCCCGGCGATGCGCGCGCGCAACTCGGGCTCGCCCGCGTCGCGCTGCGCGAGCGGCACCTCGACGATGCCGTGACGCGTTACCGCGTGCTCGTCTCGGCGCAACCCGACAACGTAGCCGCCGCCGAGGGGCTCGGCACGGCGCTCGATCTGCAGGGGCGGCACGCCGCGGCACAGGCTGTCTATCGCGCCGCGCTCGAACGCCATCCCGAGGCGCACGGGCTCAAGGCCGATCTCGGACTCTCGCTGATCCTTGCCCGCGCGCCGCGCGAGGGCGCCAACGTGCTGCTCGATATCGCAAGCCTGCCCGATGCCCCCGCGCAAGCACGGCAAAACCTCGCGCTCGCTTACGGGTTGCTCGGCAACAGCGAAGCAGCCAAGCGCATACTCGTCGCGGACTTGCCGGCCGCATCGGCCGAAGACAATCTGCAGTTCTACCGGAACGTGCGCGAGCGCCTGGCGGCCACCGGCGGCGACGGCGCCGCCCGGATCGCGCCGGTGCCCGCGCCCGGTGGCGTACCTTCTTCCGGAGGTGCCGAGTGA